A genomic segment from uncultured Alistipes sp. encodes:
- a CDS encoding MATE family efflux transporter, with amino-acid sequence MYRFSTYKEQYRQNLKLAFPVVLTQLGQILTQFTDNLMVGRYGGDDPLPLAAVSFGGTVFFILFIASIGIAMGMTPLVGELYAQNDREKSAGLLQNGILFYGLLGVVMAAVQYALIPLMYHLRQPVEVVDAAIPYYKMLVYSMPAVMLFFAFKQFLEGVGNTHAEMYATIIANVANIGFNYLFIYGHCGMPEMGAEGAGLGTLLARVMGMVLIIGYFVSRSRYRLYLQRFSRRKFSRTDVRQLLHMGGPISLQMFLESSAFVGTGIMMGWFGAEAKATISANQIAMTIGNCAFMIVMSIGAATTIRVSHCYGARNIGELSLAAKASYHLVLAWNAFAALVFISLRHFIPTLFTTNAEVIAIASHLLAFAALYQLSDGIQNVSVGILRGIQDVKIIMPIALISYWILNLPVGYLLGFSLGMGPSGLYVGFTFGLSTAALLMILRIRRSVRRLYAVK; translated from the coding sequence ATGTATCGTTTTTCAACATACAAGGAGCAATACAGGCAGAATCTGAAACTGGCCTTTCCCGTGGTACTCACCCAGTTGGGGCAGATCCTCACGCAGTTCACCGACAACCTCATGGTCGGCCGCTACGGCGGTGACGACCCCCTGCCGCTGGCGGCCGTATCGTTCGGCGGAACGGTCTTCTTCATCCTCTTCATCGCCTCGATCGGCATCGCCATGGGCATGACACCCCTCGTCGGCGAGCTCTACGCCCAGAACGACCGCGAAAAATCCGCCGGGCTGCTCCAGAACGGAATCCTCTTCTACGGACTGCTCGGCGTGGTCATGGCCGCCGTGCAGTATGCACTGATCCCGCTGATGTACCACCTCCGGCAGCCCGTCGAGGTGGTCGACGCCGCCATCCCCTACTACAAGATGCTCGTGTACAGCATGCCGGCCGTGATGCTCTTCTTCGCCTTCAAGCAGTTCCTCGAAGGCGTCGGCAACACCCACGCCGAGATGTACGCCACGATCATCGCCAACGTGGCCAACATCGGCTTCAACTACCTCTTCATCTACGGGCACTGCGGAATGCCCGAAATGGGCGCCGAAGGAGCCGGGCTCGGGACCCTCCTCGCCCGTGTGATGGGGATGGTGCTCATCATCGGCTATTTCGTCTCGCGCTCCCGCTACCGGCTCTACCTGCAGCGTTTCTCGCGCCGGAAATTCTCCCGGACGGATGTCCGGCAGCTGCTCCACATGGGCGGGCCGATCTCACTGCAGATGTTCCTCGAATCCTCGGCCTTTGTCGGAACGGGCATCATGATGGGATGGTTCGGGGCCGAAGCCAAGGCGACCATCAGCGCCAACCAGATCGCCATGACCATCGGAAACTGCGCCTTCATGATCGTCATGTCGATCGGCGCCGCCACGACGATCCGCGTATCGCACTGCTACGGAGCCCGCAACATCGGCGAACTCTCGCTCGCCGCCAAGGCCTCGTACCACCTCGTGCTGGCCTGGAACGCCTTCGCCGCCCTGGTCTTCATCTCCCTGCGCCACTTCATCCCCACGCTCTTCACCACCAATGCCGAGGTCATCGCCATCGCTTCGCATCTCCTGGCCTTCGCCGCCCTGTACCAGCTCTCGGACGGCATTCAGAACGTCTCGGTGGGCATCCTCCGCGGCATTCAGGACGTCAAGATCATCATGCCCATCGCCCTGATCTCCTACTGGATCCTCAACCTTCCGGTGGGCTACCTGCTGGGGTTCTCGCTCGGGATGGGGCCCTCGGGGCTCTACGTCGGATTCACCTTCGGGTTGTCGACCGCCGCCCTGCTGATGATCCTGCGCATCCGGCGCAGCGTGCGGCGGCTCTACGCGGTGAAATAA
- the ricT gene encoding regulatory iron-sulfur-containing complex subunit RicT, translating to MEIEKQHKGVYKPEVGRGCAFREDGSEPEARICNGCFKLHETPWLEEFPVNEPSEIVEVRFKNTRRSFYQNVNHLDLKRGDIVAVEASPGHDIGIVSLTGDLVARQMRRTGFNPYNGEFKKIYRKAKPFDIERWQEAIALEHETMIASRQIAADMGLNMKIGDVEYQGDKIKAIFYYIADERVDFRELIKVFAERFHIRIEMKQIGARQEAGRIGGLGACGRELCCASWMSSFSSVTTGAARVQDISLNPQKLAGQCSKLKCCMMYEYDTYVDARKDFPRLREPLQTVDGEWFLVKSDVLAGTMSFSSSKETMANVTTLPVSRVKEILALNRQGKKVEQLQHEDDMRPTVEEPTYRSEEDSITRFDQTKRRKRGGRNKNRGGQNRQQEGANGQNGQGRQQNGQQSASADSSRQGGPSEERGAQPRENRSEHPQRRNQRGRNGGNGGNNGNGNSGASGNNGSEGAANSGNGEQQRQENSRPGNRENRGPKPENGNRENRRSSNRRRNNGERNDGNNGNENPPRNE from the coding sequence ATGGAGATCGAAAAACAACATAAAGGCGTCTACAAGCCCGAAGTGGGCCGCGGCTGCGCCTTCCGTGAGGACGGTTCGGAACCCGAAGCCAGAATCTGCAACGGGTGTTTCAAACTCCACGAAACCCCCTGGCTCGAAGAGTTCCCCGTCAATGAACCCTCGGAGATCGTCGAGGTGCGATTCAAGAATACCCGCCGTTCGTTCTATCAGAACGTCAACCACCTCGACCTCAAGCGCGGCGACATCGTAGCCGTCGAGGCATCGCCCGGACACGATATCGGTATCGTCTCGCTGACCGGCGACCTTGTGGCCCGCCAGATGCGCCGCACGGGTTTCAACCCCTACAACGGCGAATTCAAGAAGATCTACCGCAAGGCCAAACCCTTCGATATAGAACGCTGGCAGGAGGCCATCGCCCTCGAACACGAAACGATGATCGCCTCGCGCCAGATCGCTGCCGACATGGGACTCAACATGAAGATCGGCGACGTCGAGTACCAGGGCGACAAGATCAAGGCCATCTTCTACTACATCGCTGATGAACGGGTCGACTTCCGCGAACTGATCAAGGTCTTCGCCGAACGCTTCCACATCCGCATCGAGATGAAGCAGATCGGCGCCCGCCAGGAGGCCGGACGCATCGGCGGACTGGGCGCCTGCGGACGCGAACTGTGCTGTGCGTCGTGGATGTCGAGCTTTTCGAGCGTCACGACCGGCGCCGCCCGCGTGCAGGACATCTCGCTCAACCCCCAGAAACTCGCCGGGCAGTGCTCGAAGCTCAAGTGCTGCATGATGTACGAATACGACACCTATGTCGATGCCCGCAAGGATTTCCCGCGGCTGCGCGAGCCCCTGCAGACCGTCGACGGGGAGTGGTTCCTGGTCAAGAGCGACGTGCTGGCCGGGACGATGAGCTTCTCGTCGTCGAAGGAGACGATGGCCAACGTCACGACGCTGCCCGTTTCGCGCGTGAAGGAGATCCTCGCGCTGAACCGGCAGGGTAAAAAGGTCGAGCAACTGCAGCATGAAGACGACATGCGCCCGACGGTCGAGGAGCCGACCTACCGTTCGGAGGAGGACAGCATCACGCGCTTCGACCAGACCAAGCGCCGCAAACGCGGCGGCCGCAACAAGAACCGCGGCGGACAGAACAGACAGCAGGAGGGCGCCAACGGACAGAACGGACAGGGCCGACAGCAGAACGGGCAGCAGAGTGCCTCGGCAGACTCTTCGCGGCAGGGAGGTCCGTCGGAAGAGCGCGGAGCACAGCCGCGCGAAAACCGGTCCGAGCATCCGCAGCGCCGCAACCAGCGGGGCCGGAACGGCGGAAATGGCGGGAACAACGGGAACGGCAACTCCGGAGCTTCGGGAAATAACGGCAGCGAGGGCGCTGCAAACTCCGGCAACGGCGAACAGCAACGGCAGGAGAACAGCCGTCCGGGCAACCGCGAAAACCGGGGTCCGAAGCCGGAGAACGGCAACCGCGAAAACCGCCGCAGCAGCAACCGCCGCCGCAACAACGGAGAGCGGAACGACGGGAACAACGGCAACGAAAATCCGCCCCGCAACGAATAG
- the trmB gene encoding tRNA (guanosine(46)-N7)-methyltransferase TrmB — translation MGKDKLRRFRENLTFACFVQPEFEEVFRHDHPLKGHWNRDFFHNDHPIVLELGCGKGEYTVALAERDPNRNYIGIDIKGARMWRGAKTATERGMSNVGFLRTRIEFINGLFAEGEVAELWITFPDPQLKTRRAKKRLTSPLFLEYYARLLRPDGVIHLKTDSKHLYAYTNEVIRHFGLPCEVSEADIYGSGYADEVLSVKTAYEERFLGMGLPITYTRFRLDGQRDFPWFDWEEDDKLEKDDEEVRKTGR, via the coding sequence ATGGGAAAAGACAAACTCCGCCGCTTCCGCGAGAACCTGACCTTCGCGTGCTTCGTACAGCCCGAATTCGAGGAGGTTTTCCGCCACGACCATCCGCTGAAGGGGCACTGGAACCGCGATTTCTTCCATAACGACCACCCCATCGTGCTCGAACTCGGCTGCGGGAAGGGGGAATACACCGTGGCGCTGGCCGAGCGCGACCCCAACCGCAACTACATCGGGATCGACATCAAGGGGGCCCGGATGTGGCGCGGCGCGAAGACCGCCACCGAACGCGGCATGAGCAACGTCGGATTCCTCCGCACGCGAATCGAATTCATCAACGGGCTCTTCGCCGAAGGAGAGGTCGCGGAGTTGTGGATCACCTTCCCCGACCCGCAGCTCAAGACCCGTCGGGCCAAGAAACGCCTTACCTCGCCGTTGTTCCTCGAATACTACGCCCGGCTGCTGCGGCCCGACGGAGTAATCCATCTCAAGACCGACTCGAAGCATCTCTACGCCTATACGAACGAGGTGATCCGCCATTTCGGGCTTCCCTGCGAGGTCTCCGAGGCGGACATCTACGGCTCGGGGTATGCCGACGAGGTGCTGTCGGTCAAGACCGCCTACGAGGAGCGCTTCCTCGGCATGGGGCTCCCGATCACCTACACCCGCTTCCGCCTCGACGGGCAGCGCGACTTCCCCTGGTTCGACTGGGAGGAGGACGACAAGCTCGAAAAGGACGACGAGGAGGTGCGCAAAACCGGACGTTGA
- a CDS encoding alkaline phosphatase, translated as MKKRILFWLVLSLLTASAGASEREPVRNLIYLIGDGMGLSQVAMLQTGYGDTLTSFDRARGVALIRTRSANSRVTDSAAAGTALASGSKTANGMVGIDPEGRPLTSMMARAHRAGMAVGIAVTCGLQHATPAAFYAHVPDRNDTLSITRDLLASGVDVLFGGGRKALAEECPAGGSYLDAFRRRGYLVADSLAEADTLTRGRVLCVVADCALPAAPGRGDFLPRATRCALRILSGEAARRDRGFLLMVEGSQIDWAGHANDAAWMQAELRDFDRTVAAAMEYADRTPGTLVVVTADHETGGLSIPSCEEDFTRPDGGIYYHFSTGNHSATMVPVYLYGTGADRITGVMDNTELAHRIMQLLDLE; from the coding sequence ATGAAAAAGCGGATTTTGTTCTGGTTGGTGCTAAGCCTGTTGACGGCTTCGGCCGGGGCTTCGGAAAGGGAACCTGTACGCAATCTGATCTATCTGATCGGTGACGGGATGGGGTTGTCGCAGGTGGCGATGTTACAGACCGGGTACGGCGATACGTTGACCTCGTTCGATCGGGCTCGGGGCGTGGCCCTCATCCGCACCCGTTCGGCCAACAGCCGGGTGACGGATTCGGCGGCTGCGGGTACGGCTCTCGCCTCGGGGTCGAAGACCGCGAACGGTATGGTCGGCATCGACCCCGAGGGTCGGCCTCTGACGTCGATGATGGCACGGGCCCACCGGGCGGGAATGGCTGTTGGCATTGCCGTGACATGCGGGTTGCAGCACGCCACACCGGCGGCTTTCTACGCGCATGTGCCGGACCGGAACGATACGTTATCCATCACCCGCGATTTGTTGGCGAGCGGCGTCGATGTGCTGTTCGGGGGTGGCCGCAAGGCGCTTGCGGAGGAGTGCCCCGCGGGCGGCAGCTATCTGGACGCCTTTCGCCGGCGCGGGTATTTGGTTGCCGATTCGCTCGCGGAGGCGGACACGCTGACCCGCGGACGCGTGTTGTGCGTCGTGGCGGACTGTGCCCTTCCGGCAGCTCCCGGACGTGGTGATTTCCTGCCCCGGGCCACCCGTTGTGCCTTGCGGATCCTGTCGGGCGAGGCTGCCCGTCGCGACCGGGGCTTTCTGCTGATGGTCGAGGGATCGCAGATCGACTGGGCCGGGCATGCGAACGATGCTGCGTGGATGCAGGCCGAGTTGCGGGACTTCGACCGGACGGTGGCTGCAGCGATGGAGTATGCCGACCGTACGCCCGGGACGCTGGTTGTCGTGACGGCTGATCATGAAACCGGCGGCCTTTCGATTCCGAGTTGCGAGGAGGACTTCACCCGTCCCGACGGTGGCATCTATTACCACTTCTCGACCGGCAACCACTCGGCCACGATGGTTCCCGTTTATCTCTATGGCACGGGGGCCGACCGTATTACCGGCGTAATGGACAATACGGAACTCGCACACCGCATCATGCAGTTGCTCGATCTGGAGTAG
- the ung gene encoding uracil-DNA glycosylase — protein MDVKIAPDWKEILAPEFEKPYFAQLTDFVRQEYASRRIFPRGSNIFRAFDKCPFEQLKVVIIGQDPYHGPGQANGLCFSVGDGIPFPPSLQNIFKEVHDDTGTPIPASGNLDRWAEQGVLLLNAVLTVRAHEAASHAGRGWETFTDAVVRAIAERKQGIVYMLWGSYAQKKGAIADPQRNLILKAAHPSPLSVYRGFFGCRHFSRANEYLRSVGKEPIVW, from the coding sequence ATGGATGTAAAGATCGCCCCGGACTGGAAGGAGATCCTCGCTCCGGAATTCGAAAAACCCTACTTCGCCCAACTTACCGACTTCGTCCGCCAGGAGTACGCCTCCCGGCGCATCTTCCCCCGCGGGAGCAATATCTTCCGGGCCTTCGACAAGTGTCCGTTCGAGCAGTTGAAGGTCGTCATCATCGGACAGGACCCCTATCACGGTCCCGGACAGGCCAACGGGCTCTGCTTCTCGGTCGGCGACGGCATTCCCTTCCCGCCGTCGCTGCAGAACATCTTCAAGGAAGTGCACGACGACACCGGAACGCCGATTCCCGCCAGCGGGAATCTCGACCGTTGGGCCGAACAGGGCGTACTGCTGCTCAACGCCGTACTGACGGTCCGGGCCCACGAGGCCGCCTCACACGCCGGGCGCGGCTGGGAGACCTTCACCGATGCCGTCGTGCGGGCCATTGCCGAGCGCAAGCAGGGAATTGTCTACATGCTGTGGGGCAGTTACGCCCAAAAGAAGGGGGCCATCGCCGACCCGCAGCGCAACCTCATCCTGAAGGCCGCACACCCTTCACCGCTCTCGGTTTACCGCGGGTTCTTCGGCTGCCGCCACTTCTCCCGTGCCAACGAATACCTCCGCTCTGTCGGCAAAGAGCCGATCGTGTGGTAA
- a CDS encoding transposase: MSKKRKIRCPHCGFLETIKWGTRSGCSRYYCKNCGSYFTDRRDWISDKNKFIWFARWVRGKQRICDLASESGYSERTLKRYFYRLLPQCPLWQIQRREKVNLLIDGTYFSNKICLVVYRDHNIKMTLLYRITRSETLRDLKADLTAIRDVGIQIESVTCDGSPNIIKAVREVCPEAILQRCTVHVAREIETWITRKPQTVAAQELLELVHLLNGVQTHDEAQLWIRAFIDWYRRHEPFINEKTVDELSGRWWFTHKMLHRSVSHIKRAIPDLFSYTRYPNVPKSSNSIESFFGHLKDNLRIHRGLSEQHFKDFVKWYLFLNSNDGIIKKRK; encoded by the coding sequence ATGTCAAAAAAACGAAAAATACGCTGTCCTCATTGTGGCTTTTTAGAGACAATAAAATGGGGTACTCGTAGCGGTTGCAGCCGCTATTATTGTAAGAATTGTGGCAGCTATTTTACGGATCGTCGAGACTGGATTTCCGATAAAAACAAGTTTATATGGTTCGCGCGTTGGGTTCGCGGTAAACAGCGTATTTGTGACCTTGCGAGTGAGAGCGGATACAGCGAACGCACCCTAAAAAGATACTTCTATCGGCTCTTGCCCCAGTGCCCTTTATGGCAGATACAGCGACGCGAGAAGGTAAATCTTCTGATCGACGGCACCTACTTCTCAAATAAGATTTGTCTGGTTGTATATCGGGATCACAACATCAAGATGACCCTCCTCTATCGCATAACCAGGAGTGAAACGCTGCGGGATTTGAAAGCAGACCTAACGGCTATACGCGATGTCGGCATTCAAATTGAGAGTGTCACCTGTGATGGATCTCCCAATATCATAAAAGCGGTGCGGGAAGTGTGTCCGGAGGCGATCTTGCAGCGTTGTACGGTACATGTAGCGCGAGAGATAGAGACGTGGATTACACGCAAACCACAGACCGTAGCGGCACAGGAACTCCTCGAACTGGTGCACTTGTTAAATGGAGTACAAACACATGATGAGGCACAGTTATGGATACGGGCTTTTATTGACTGGTATCGGCGACACGAACCATTTATCAATGAAAAAACCGTAGATGAGCTGTCGGGAAGATGGTGGTTTACGCATAAGATGCTGCATCGAAGTGTCTCGCATATCAAGCGTGCCATACCCGATCTGTTTTCATACACGCGATACCCTAATGTACCTAAATCTTCAAATTCTATTGAGTCGTTCTTCGGTCACTTGAAGGATAATTTAAGAATCCATCGTGGACTCTCGGAACAACATTTTAAGGACTTTGTAAAGTGGTATCTTTTCCTGAACAGCAATGATGGAATTATTAAGAAACGCAAATGA
- a CDS encoding RNA polymerase sigma factor RpoD/SigA, producing the protein MRQLKITKSITNRESASLDKYLQEIGKEELITVEEEVELAQRIKKGDQEALEKLTKANLRFVVSVAKQYQNQGLSLPDLINEGNLGLIKAAEKFDETRGFKFISYAVWWIRQSILQALAEQSRIVRLPLNQVGSLNKINKAFARFEQEHERTPSPEELATELELPKEKVTDTLRVAGRHVSVDAPFADGEDNSLLDVLVNPDSPNADRGLINESLSTEVDRALETLTERERDIIKYFFGIGCSEMTLEEIGEKFDLTRERVRQIKEKAIRRLRHSSRSKLLKSYLG; encoded by the coding sequence ATGCGTCAGTTAAAGATTACGAAGTCCATCACCAACCGCGAAAGCGCCTCGCTGGACAAATACCTGCAGGAGATCGGCAAGGAGGAGCTTATCACGGTGGAGGAAGAGGTGGAACTCGCCCAGCGAATCAAGAAAGGAGACCAGGAGGCCCTGGAAAAACTTACCAAAGCGAACCTGCGCTTCGTGGTTTCCGTCGCCAAACAATACCAGAATCAGGGATTGAGCCTCCCGGACCTGATCAATGAAGGTAACCTCGGCCTGATCAAGGCCGCCGAGAAGTTCGACGAAACGCGCGGTTTCAAATTCATCTCCTATGCCGTGTGGTGGATCCGTCAGTCGATTCTGCAGGCCCTGGCCGAACAGTCGCGCATCGTGCGCCTGCCGCTGAACCAGGTAGGATCGCTCAACAAGATCAACAAGGCCTTCGCGCGCTTCGAACAGGAGCATGAACGCACGCCGTCGCCCGAGGAGCTGGCTACGGAGTTGGAACTCCCGAAGGAGAAGGTGACCGATACGCTGCGGGTGGCCGGGCGCCACGTTTCGGTCGACGCACCGTTCGCCGACGGCGAGGACAATTCGCTGCTCGACGTGCTGGTGAACCCCGATTCGCCGAATGCCGACCGCGGGCTGATCAATGAATCCCTCTCGACGGAGGTCGACCGGGCCCTGGAGACCCTCACCGAGCGTGAACGCGACATCATCAAGTACTTCTTCGGTATCGGCTGCTCGGAGATGACCCTCGAAGAGATCGGCGAGAAGTTCGACCTCACGCGCGAACGGGTCCGCCAGATCAAGGAGAAGGCGATCCGCCGCCTGCGCCACTCGTCGCGCAGCAAACTGCTGAAATCCTATTTGGGATAG
- a CDS encoding Do family serine endopeptidase, which yields MKKAFLFLGFAALAAATGGLTAWAVVGNRGTEVAYVEREVERTPSLGNHFTSYQNDKYPDLTYAAENAVKAVVNIEAIQQVEMPRRGYDPFLEFFGIPQDYGYGYGDGRPQYREQRAGGSGVIISEDGYIVTNNHVVDGASKLKVKLNDGRTFEAELIGTDSATDLALLKVEAKDLPTLPFGSSDALRLGEWVLAIGSPFDLQSTITAGIVSAKARQLGAIPNDFRIESFIQTDAAVNPGNSGGALVNTHGELVGINTLIKSQTGSYVGYSFAIPESIVRKVVVDLKEFGVVQRALLGIQFRVVDQDFLDAEGEELGIKELGGAYVASVVEGGAASEAGIRKGDVILDVDGVKITEPSTLQEQIAKRRPNDTVKLSVKRDGEVKQFTVTLRNKAGKTELMTKEDVDVVEALGGKFADAGTKLCRELEIKGGVQVVGIKADGILARARVKQGFVITHINDRPVYSLSEMQRMTEKVRSIDGVYPNGRSASYMFVE from the coding sequence ATGAAAAAGGCATTTTTATTTTTGGGCTTTGCAGCCCTGGCGGCCGCAACCGGAGGACTCACGGCCTGGGCCGTGGTCGGGAATCGCGGAACCGAAGTCGCCTATGTCGAGCGCGAAGTGGAACGTACTCCGTCGCTGGGCAACCATTTCACGTCGTATCAGAACGATAAATACCCCGATTTGACCTACGCCGCGGAGAACGCCGTGAAGGCCGTGGTGAACATCGAGGCCATCCAGCAGGTGGAGATGCCGCGCCGGGGCTATGATCCCTTCCTGGAGTTCTTCGGCATTCCGCAGGATTACGGTTACGGCTACGGTGACGGCCGTCCGCAGTACCGCGAACAGCGGGCCGGCGGCTCGGGTGTCATCATCTCCGAGGACGGCTACATCGTGACGAACAACCATGTCGTGGACGGCGCCTCGAAACTCAAGGTGAAACTCAACGACGGCCGCACGTTCGAGGCCGAACTCATCGGTACGGACTCCGCGACGGACCTCGCGCTGCTGAAGGTCGAGGCCAAGGATCTCCCGACGCTGCCCTTCGGGTCGTCGGACGCCCTGCGCCTGGGTGAGTGGGTGCTGGCGATCGGCTCGCCGTTCGACCTGCAGTCGACCATCACGGCCGGGATCGTGAGCGCCAAGGCGCGTCAGTTGGGTGCCATCCCGAACGATTTCCGCATCGAATCCTTCATCCAGACCGACGCTGCGGTCAACCCCGGCAACTCGGGCGGCGCGCTGGTCAACACGCACGGAGAGCTGGTCGGCATCAATACGCTCATCAAGTCGCAGACGGGAAGCTATGTGGGCTATTCGTTCGCCATCCCGGAGTCGATCGTCCGCAAGGTGGTGGTCGACCTGAAGGAGTTCGGCGTCGTGCAGCGTGCGTTGCTGGGCATCCAGTTCCGTGTGGTGGATCAGGATTTCCTCGACGCCGAGGGTGAAGAGCTGGGCATCAAGGAGCTGGGCGGTGCCTATGTGGCGAGTGTCGTCGAGGGCGGTGCGGCTTCGGAGGCCGGGATCCGCAAGGGCGACGTGATTCTGGACGTCGACGGCGTGAAGATCACCGAGCCGTCGACCCTGCAGGAGCAGATCGCCAAGCGCCGACCCAACGATACGGTCAAATTATCGGTAAAAAGGGACGGCGAGGTGAAACAATTTACGGTCACTTTGCGTAATAAGGCTGGTAAAACGGAATTGATGACCAAAGAGGATGTCGACGTGGTCGAGGCCCTCGGCGGAAAGTTCGCCGATGCGGGAACCAAACTGTGCCGTGAGCTCGAGATCAAGGGCGGTGTACAGGTGGTCGGCATCAAGGCCGACGGAATTCTGGCCCGGGCCCGCGTCAAGCAGGGATTTGTGATTACGCACATCAACGACCGCCCGGTCTATTCGCTGAGCGAAATGCAGCGCATGACCGAGAAGGTCCGTTCGATCGACGGCGTCTATCCCAACGGCCGCTCGGCAAGCTACATGTTCGTCGAATAG
- the metK gene encoding methionine adenosyltransferase yields MGFLFTSESVSEGHPDKVSDQISDAILDEFLRHDANSKVACETLCTTGLVVVAGEVRSEAYVDVQGVARRVIERIGYTKSEYQFDCNSCGILSAIHEQSSDINQGVEREAEEEQGAGDQGIMFGYACNETREMMPATLILSHVILKELAVIRREGKVMTYLRPDSKSQVTIEYDEKTNKPLRVHTIVVSTQHDEFIRPGSGLSEKEAERQMQERIREDVRTILIPRVKARLERAGDKLAELIGDDYILHVNPTGKFVIGGPHGDTGLTGRKIIVDTYGGRGAHGGGAFSGKDSSKVDRSAAYAARHIAKNLVAAGVADQVLVELSYAIGIAQPLSIYVDTYRSPRPKALEGMTDGEIARRIGKLFDLRPAAIVKRFGLKNPIFEATASYGHFGNRPYTKVEKVWENGREVEREIEFFGWEKLDAVDAIRREFGL; encoded by the coding sequence ATGGGTTTTTTGTTTACATCGGAGTCGGTGTCCGAAGGGCACCCCGATAAGGTCTCGGACCAGATTTCCGACGCCATTCTCGATGAATTCCTGCGCCACGACGCCAATTCGAAGGTCGCCTGCGAGACGCTCTGTACCACGGGACTCGTGGTCGTGGCGGGCGAGGTGCGTTCGGAAGCCTATGTCGACGTGCAGGGCGTGGCCCGGCGCGTGATCGAGCGCATCGGCTACACGAAGAGCGAATACCAGTTCGACTGCAACTCGTGCGGCATTCTCTCGGCGATCCACGAACAGTCCTCGGATATCAACCAGGGCGTCGAGCGCGAAGCCGAGGAGGAGCAGGGGGCCGGTGACCAGGGCATCATGTTCGGCTACGCCTGCAACGAGACGCGCGAGATGATGCCTGCGACGCTGATCCTCTCGCATGTGATTCTCAAGGAGCTGGCCGTCATCCGCCGCGAAGGGAAGGTGATGACCTACCTGCGCCCCGACTCGAAGTCGCAGGTGACGATCGAGTATGATGAAAAAACGAACAAACCGCTGCGCGTGCATACGATCGTCGTCTCGACGCAGCACGACGAGTTCATCCGCCCGGGCAGTGGCCTGAGCGAGAAGGAGGCCGAGCGGCAGATGCAGGAGCGCATCCGCGAGGATGTGCGCACGATCCTCATTCCGCGCGTGAAGGCGCGTCTGGAACGGGCCGGGGACAAGCTGGCGGAGCTGATCGGCGACGACTACATCCTGCACGTGAACCCCACGGGCAAGTTTGTGATCGGCGGCCCTCACGGGGATACGGGCCTCACGGGCCGCAAGATCATCGTCGATACCTACGGAGGGCGCGGCGCCCACGGCGGCGGCGCCTTTTCGGGCAAGGACTCCTCGAAGGTGGACCGGTCGGCGGCCTATGCCGCGCGGCACATCGCCAAGAACCTCGTGGCGGCAGGCGTTGCCGACCAGGTGCTCGTAGAGTTGAGCTACGCCATCGGCATCGCCCAACCGCTGTCGATCTACGTCGACACCTACCGTTCGCCGCGCCCGAAGGCCCTCGAAGGGATGACCGACGGGGAGATCGCCCGCCGCATCGGCAAGCTCTTCGACCTGCGTCCGGCAGCCATCGTGAAGCGCTTCGGGCTGAAGAACCCGATCTTCGAGGCTACGGCCTCCTACGGACACTTCGGCAACCGCCCCTACACGAAGGTGGAGAAGGTCTGGGAGAACGGCCGTGAGGTGGAGCGTGAAATCGAGTTCTTCGGTTGGGAAAAACTCGATGCCGTGGATGCCATCCGCCGGGAGTTCGGACTTTAG